A stretch of the Comamonas testosteroni TK102 genome encodes the following:
- a CDS encoding VOC family protein codes for MLSQSAVTTMLPVMDLARARAFYEECLGLQPGELRPDGKFVYRVGGSALALFPRPGGTKAEHTAISFQVSDIAASIRELKGRGVVFEDYDFPDFKTVDHVCVLGAEKAAWFKDTEGNYLCLHEELEQA; via the coding sequence ATGCTGAGCCAATCTGCTGTGACGACGATGCTGCCGGTAATGGATCTGGCGCGGGCCCGCGCTTTCTACGAGGAATGCCTGGGTCTGCAGCCCGGGGAGCTGCGACCCGACGGGAAATTTGTCTATCGGGTGGGCGGCAGCGCCCTGGCCCTGTTTCCCAGACCTGGCGGCACCAAGGCCGAGCACACGGCCATCAGCTTCCAGGTGTCCGATATCGCCGCGAGCATTCGGGAGCTGAAAGGCCGGGGCGTGGTGTTTGAAGACTATGACTTTCCTGATTTCAAGACCGTCGACCATGTCTGCGTGCTGGGGGCCGAGAAAGCCGCCTGGTTCAAGGACACGGAAGGCAATTACCTCTGCCTGCACGAGGAGCTGGAGCAGGCATGA
- a CDS encoding protein-disulfide reductase DsbD family protein codes for MSSQALSLTTGPRSLSQRLSLWLMLALAVWVCAFSTGAGAQILLKNSASGGATVQTPRVQAELVAQAPEGITAGQVFWLGLKITHQPEWHTYWKNAGDSGLPTVLQWQLPPGLEAGPIAWPLPHALRVGPLVNYGYEDTVLLPVPIKVAADFKAPASGMVDLGLAAEWLVCRVECIPESGNFQLQIPVQGSSAPQSQAFVQAQADQPQALSQGGQALVESGKAEGTKLPDDRVTLRIPGLPPSLKGKTLEFYPENADTFKHAAESGKDWKQHWDGNVWVGENMPLSDMRGETAAQLAVVLALPPAERAAALERGESAGWRSELAVQGRWSAPALAGVSPALAAALEANKTASQAVPAGNTASAGSLWAALLGGLIGGLILNLMPCVFPVLAIKVLGFAVHGQNRQAQKLGGLAYAAGVVLSFVALGALLLGLRAAGQQLGWGFQLQSPVVVSLLAALFTVLGLNLAGWFEFGSLLPSSIASAQARNPILDSFLSGVLAVAIASPCTAPFMGASLGFAIDMPAAQALTVFAALGMGMALPYLLASFVPAVVSWLPRPGPWMQTFRHAMAFPMFATVVWLVWVLGHQGGMDAAAALLALLLVLAALIWALGLRGKSRMSLGAVALLLAIGVAYYALPLIKAEPANQVRAQAGELWQPWSADKVQSAQTSGRPVFVDFTAAWCVTCQVNKRTTLSNAEVLAAFEQHKVQLLRADWTRQDPAITQALQSLGRSGVPVYVLYLPGKPPVVMSELLSKSEVLDALQQI; via the coding sequence CCACCGGACCCCGCAGCCTCTCGCAGCGCCTTTCACTCTGGCTGATGCTGGCGCTGGCCGTCTGGGTCTGTGCCTTCTCCACCGGTGCCGGCGCGCAGATCCTGCTGAAGAATTCGGCTTCGGGTGGCGCCACCGTGCAGACGCCGCGCGTGCAGGCCGAGCTGGTGGCCCAGGCCCCCGAGGGCATCACCGCCGGCCAGGTCTTCTGGCTGGGGCTGAAGATCACCCATCAGCCCGAATGGCATACCTATTGGAAGAATGCCGGCGATTCGGGCCTACCCACGGTGCTGCAGTGGCAGCTGCCCCCAGGCCTGGAGGCTGGCCCCATCGCATGGCCGCTGCCTCATGCGCTACGCGTAGGGCCCCTGGTCAACTATGGCTATGAGGACACGGTGCTGCTGCCCGTACCCATCAAGGTCGCGGCCGATTTCAAGGCACCGGCCTCCGGCATGGTGGACCTGGGCCTGGCCGCCGAATGGCTGGTCTGCCGCGTGGAATGCATTCCCGAGTCCGGCAACTTCCAACTGCAGATCCCCGTTCAGGGCAGCAGCGCTCCGCAAAGCCAGGCCTTTGTGCAGGCCCAGGCCGACCAACCGCAGGCGCTGAGCCAGGGCGGCCAGGCCCTTGTCGAGTCCGGCAAGGCCGAAGGCACGAAACTGCCCGACGACCGCGTGACACTGCGCATACCCGGACTGCCCCCCAGCCTGAAGGGCAAGACACTGGAGTTCTATCCCGAGAACGCCGACACCTTCAAGCATGCCGCAGAGTCGGGCAAGGACTGGAAGCAGCACTGGGACGGTAACGTCTGGGTGGGCGAGAACATGCCCCTGTCCGATATGCGCGGCGAAACCGCGGCGCAACTGGCCGTGGTGCTGGCCCTGCCGCCCGCTGAGCGCGCTGCTGCGCTGGAGCGGGGCGAAAGCGCTGGCTGGCGCAGCGAGCTGGCCGTGCAGGGCCGCTGGAGCGCCCCCGCGCTCGCAGGCGTTTCTCCGGCCCTGGCCGCAGCTCTGGAGGCCAACAAGACCGCTTCACAGGCCGTACCTGCGGGCAATACGGCCAGTGCAGGCAGCCTCTGGGCGGCCCTGCTGGGCGGCCTGATCGGCGGTCTGATCCTCAACCTCATGCCCTGCGTATTTCCCGTGCTGGCCATCAAGGTACTGGGGTTTGCGGTGCATGGCCAGAACCGCCAGGCCCAGAAACTGGGCGGCCTGGCCTATGCTGCCGGCGTGGTGCTGTCCTTTGTGGCACTCGGCGCACTGCTGCTGGGCCTGCGCGCGGCCGGTCAGCAACTGGGCTGGGGCTTCCAGCTGCAGTCGCCCGTGGTGGTCTCGCTGCTGGCAGCGCTGTTCACCGTGCTGGGACTGAATCTGGCCGGCTGGTTCGAGTTCGGCAGTCTGCTGCCCAGCAGCATTGCCAGCGCCCAGGCACGCAACCCGATACTGGACTCCTTTCTGTCCGGCGTGCTGGCCGTGGCCATTGCCTCGCCCTGCACGGCGCCCTTCATGGGTGCCTCTCTGGGCTTTGCCATCGATATGCCTGCGGCGCAGGCGCTGACGGTGTTTGCCGCACTGGGCATGGGCATGGCCCTGCCCTATCTGCTGGCCAGCTTCGTGCCCGCCGTCGTGAGCTGGCTGCCCCGCCCCGGTCCCTGGATGCAGACCTTCCGCCACGCCATGGCCTTCCCCATGTTTGCCACCGTGGTCTGGCTGGTCTGGGTGCTGGGCCACCAGGGCGGCATGGATGCCGCCGCGGCCCTGCTGGCCCTGCTGCTGGTGCTGGCCGCGCTGATCTGGGCCCTGGGCCTGCGCGGCAAGAGCCGCATGAGCCTCGGCGCTGTCGCCTTGCTGCTGGCCATTGGTGTGGCCTACTACGCACTGCCGCTGATCAAGGCCGAGCCTGCGAATCAGGTCAGGGCACAGGCCGGTGAACTCTGGCAACCCTGGTCGGCAGACAAGGTTCAGTCTGCCCAGACCTCGGGCCGGCCGGTGTTTGTGGACTTCACGGCCGCCTGGTGCGTGACCTGCCAGGTCAACAAGCGCACCACGCTGAGCAATGCCGAGGTGCTGGCAGCTTTCGAGCAGCACAAGGTGCAGCTGCTACGCGCCGACTGGACGCGCCAGGACCCGGCCATCACCCAGGCACTGCAATCACTGGGACGCAGCGGCGTCCCCGTCTATGTGCTGTACCTGCCCGGCAAGCCGCCGGTGGTGATGAGCGAGCTGCTCTCCAAGAGCGAAGTGCTGGACGCGCTCCAGCAGATCTAG
- a CDS encoding GNAT family N-acetyltransferase, whose protein sequence is MRHPEILDALNGQSIATTPSSAPSLSHRPASPAHAAAPALRLQVRWARHLDEVRQAQRLRYQIFAEEMGAVLQTPVAGHDIDVFDDFCEHLMVCDEEQNKVIGTYRLLTPAQAQRAGGLYSDQEFDLSPIHAWRAQMVELGRSCVHAEHRQGGVILALWGALAEFMQRNQLEAMVGCASIPMQYPGLAHGEGPARIWQQLRQSHLAEPELQVRPRVALPEELACVSNVSVDALKVEPPALIQGYLRAGAKVLGAPAWDSDFNTADLPIMMRMQDLPSRYRRLFGRMKS, encoded by the coding sequence ATGAGGCATCCCGAGATTCTTGATGCGCTGAATGGCCAGAGCATCGCGACGACACCGTCATCGGCTCCCTCGCTTTCCCATCGCCCCGCCAGTCCCGCACACGCTGCAGCGCCCGCTTTGCGCCTGCAGGTGCGCTGGGCCCGTCATCTGGACGAGGTCCGCCAGGCCCAGCGCCTGCGCTATCAGATCTTTGCCGAAGAAATGGGTGCCGTGCTGCAGACACCCGTGGCAGGTCACGACATCGATGTCTTCGACGATTTCTGCGAGCATCTGATGGTCTGTGATGAAGAGCAGAACAAGGTGATCGGCACCTACCGTCTCCTGACCCCCGCTCAGGCCCAGCGCGCCGGCGGTCTGTACAGCGATCAGGAGTTCGACCTCTCGCCCATCCACGCCTGGCGTGCGCAGATGGTGGAGCTGGGACGCAGCTGCGTGCATGCGGAGCATCGCCAGGGCGGCGTGATTCTGGCGCTCTGGGGCGCGTTGGCCGAGTTCATGCAGCGCAACCAGCTGGAGGCCATGGTGGGCTGCGCCAGCATTCCCATGCAGTACCCCGGTCTGGCCCATGGCGAAGGCCCGGCACGCATCTGGCAGCAGCTGCGCCAGAGCCATCTGGCCGAGCCCGAGTTGCAGGTGCGCCCGCGGGTGGCGCTGCCCGAGGAGCTGGCATGTGTCAGCAATGTCTCGGTGGATGCGCTGAAGGTCGAGCCGCCAGCGCTGATCCAGGGTTATCTGCGCGCCGGTGCCAAGGTGCTGGGGGCACCGGCCTGGGATAGCGACTTCAATACCGCCGATCTGCCCATCATGATGCGCATGCAGGATCTGCCTTCTCGCTATCGCCGACTGTTCGGACGCATGAAGTCTTGA